A part of Polynucleobacter sp. MG-Unter2-18 genomic DNA contains:
- a CDS encoding peptidylprolyl isomerase: MFDSVRKHQRVLQFVLMLFIVPSFALFGISSYSEFMDKETDIVKVNGKPITAQEVDTAAKRQAERVGGNAQIAQSLPFRQAILNELLQQRILGFAIGDLRLQVGKQELVNSLQKIPQIRALYRQDGTFDDVRFKQLLASNGMNEEQFYAGQSFDLKIQQLINSVARTELASPKLSEIVLSLYDTERQVQTLQFNAKDYLAKVNPSADELQAFYEANAKLFERPEYIDVEYIVLKADPKEDSKVFNDKADQFANITYDQADSLKPAADKLKLSIQTQKGVTRSGAAGVSRDHPLANAKVVQSLYGDEALKNKRNTEAVQIAPGVFVSARVVTLYPAQVLPYQDVAAEVKRQVSQRAAEKLAISAASEKLDALEKDPKNVAGFGSATWISRNKPGSLVGSSMDEVMSVNASALPAVVSVTNPGVGSTIYRIDQVRQPTAVDAKVQKAQAQQIQALAAQSEFAGFMAYWRNSAGVKVINPLKQASAGSAGS, encoded by the coding sequence ATGTTTGATTCAGTACGTAAACACCAAAGAGTTCTGCAGTTTGTTTTGATGTTGTTCATCGTCCCTTCTTTCGCCTTATTCGGTATTTCAAGCTATTCCGAATTTATGGATAAAGAAACTGACATTGTGAAAGTCAATGGCAAGCCTATTACTGCGCAAGAAGTTGATACTGCTGCAAAACGTCAAGCTGAGCGTGTTGGTGGAAATGCGCAGATTGCTCAAAGCCTACCTTTTCGTCAGGCGATCCTGAACGAGTTACTGCAACAACGCATTCTTGGTTTTGCGATTGGCGACCTCCGTCTGCAAGTAGGCAAGCAAGAGTTAGTTAATAGCCTGCAAAAGATTCCACAGATTCGCGCTTTATATCGACAAGATGGCACATTTGATGATGTGCGCTTTAAGCAATTACTCGCTAGTAATGGCATGAATGAAGAGCAGTTTTATGCTGGCCAAAGTTTTGATTTAAAAATTCAACAGTTAATAAATTCTGTTGCTCGTACAGAGTTAGCTAGCCCAAAATTATCTGAGATTGTTTTATCTTTATATGACACTGAAAGACAGGTTCAGACTTTGCAGTTCAACGCTAAAGATTATTTAGCCAAAGTGAATCCAAGCGCTGATGAGCTGCAGGCTTTTTATGAGGCCAATGCCAAGTTGTTTGAACGTCCTGAATATATTGATGTTGAGTACATCGTGCTAAAGGCGGATCCGAAAGAGGATTCCAAGGTTTTTAATGACAAAGCAGATCAGTTTGCCAATATCACTTATGACCAGGCTGATAGCTTGAAGCCTGCCGCAGATAAGTTGAAACTCAGCATTCAAACCCAGAAGGGCGTTACTCGTAGCGGCGCAGCTGGCGTGTCTAGAGATCATCCTTTAGCCAATGCCAAAGTAGTTCAGTCACTTTATGGTGATGAGGCCCTGAAAAATAAGCGCAATACCGAGGCCGTGCAAATAGCACCCGGTGTGTTTGTATCAGCTCGAGTAGTGACCTTATACCCAGCCCAAGTTCTGCCTTATCAAGATGTTGCGGCAGAAGTGAAGCGTCAGGTAAGTCAACGTGCTGCGGAGAAGCTAGCTATTTCAGCTGCTAGCGAAAAATTAGACGCCCTTGAAAAGGATCCCAAGAACGTAGCTGGTTTTGGCAGTGCTACTTGGATTTCACGCAACAAGCCAGGTAGTCTAGTGGGCTCATCCATGGATGAGGTCATGTCCGTGAATGCAAGTGCATTACCAGCTGTAGTTTCAGTTACGAATCCAGGTGTTGGTAGCACGATTTACCGCATTGATCAGGTACGTCAACCGACAGCGGTAGATGCTAAGGTTCAAAAAGCACAAGCACAACAGATCCAAGCGCTGGCTGCACAGTCAGAGTTTGCAGGCTTTATGGCTTACTGGCGTAATAGCGCTGGCGTTAAAGTGATTAACCCACTGAAGCAGGCAAGCGCTGGAAGTGCGGGAAGTTAA
- the lon gene encoding endopeptidase La, translating to MPGHLLLPSEPIQLPLLPLRDVVVFPHMVIPLFVGRPKSIKALEAAMETGKNVLLVAQKTAAKDEPSVEDLYDVGCIANILQMLKLPDGTVKVLVEGVQRAEVSQVEDSQGYFSCEATPTAMSSLDAHETEALRRAIMAQFDQYVKLNKKVPQEILSSLGGIDDPSRLADTICAHLPVKLEQKQRLLEMSDVVQRLESLLADLESEIDILQVEKRIRGRVKRQMEKSQREYYLNEQVKAIQKELGEGEEGADLEELEKRIKAARMPKEALKKAESELKKLKLMSPMSAEATVIRNFIDTLVTLPWKKKTKINNDLTNAEKVLDEDHYGLDKVKERILEYLAVQQRVDRVKAPILCLVGPPGVGKTSLGQSIARATNRKFVRMALGGVRDESEIRGHRRTYIGSMPGKILSSLTKVGVRNPLFLLDEVDKMGMDFRGDPASALLEVLDPEQNHTFQDHYVEVDFDLSDVMFVATSNSLNIPGPLLDRLEIIRLAGYTEDEKTSIAINYLIPKQIKNNGLKKDELKIEESAVRSMIRYYTREAGVRSLEREISKICRKVVKLLLLKKEAAPVTVNVDNLEKFLSVKMYDFGLAAKENQVGQVTGLAWTEVGGDLLTIEAAVMPGKGVITRTGSIGDVMKESVEAAKTVVRSRARALGITDEAFEKKDIHIHFPDGATPKDGPSAGIAITTALVSVFTGIPIRSDVAMTGEITLRGEVLPIGGLKEKLLAAHRGGIKLALIPEENIKDLIDIPDNVKNAIEIVPVRWIDKVLELALERKPVALSDPTPEELAKKAAEASKANEKISSGEVLKH from the coding sequence ATGCCTGGCCACTTATTACTACCCTCTGAACCTATTCAACTGCCATTGCTCCCATTAAGGGATGTGGTGGTATTTCCTCACATGGTGATTCCATTGTTTGTGGGACGTCCAAAATCCATCAAAGCACTAGAAGCTGCCATGGAAACTGGTAAGAATGTACTTCTAGTTGCGCAAAAGACTGCTGCGAAAGATGAGCCTAGCGTAGAAGACCTCTACGATGTGGGCTGCATTGCCAATATTCTGCAGATGCTGAAGTTGCCCGACGGCACTGTCAAAGTATTAGTGGAAGGCGTTCAACGTGCTGAAGTAAGCCAAGTGGAGGATAGCCAAGGCTACTTCTCATGTGAAGCAACTCCAACGGCAATGTCCTCATTAGATGCTCACGAAACTGAAGCATTACGTCGCGCCATCATGGCTCAGTTTGATCAGTATGTGAAGCTCAATAAAAAAGTGCCTCAAGAAATTCTCTCCTCATTAGGCGGCATCGATGATCCAAGTCGTTTAGCCGATACCATTTGCGCACATCTGCCGGTCAAGCTTGAGCAAAAGCAACGTTTGCTGGAGATGTCGGATGTCGTGCAGCGACTGGAAAGTCTTCTGGCCGATCTTGAGAGCGAGATCGACATCTTGCAAGTGGAGAAGCGTATTCGCGGACGTGTAAAGCGTCAGATGGAAAAGAGCCAGCGCGAGTACTATTTAAACGAACAAGTTAAAGCGATTCAAAAAGAATTGGGTGAGGGTGAAGAGGGTGCCGATCTTGAGGAACTCGAGAAACGCATTAAAGCTGCTCGCATGCCTAAGGAAGCATTGAAGAAGGCTGAGTCTGAACTAAAGAAGTTAAAGCTGATGTCACCAATGTCTGCTGAGGCAACGGTGATTCGCAACTTCATTGATACCTTGGTGACGCTCCCATGGAAAAAGAAAACCAAGATCAATAACGATTTAACCAATGCAGAAAAAGTATTGGACGAAGACCATTATGGTCTTGATAAAGTTAAAGAGCGTATTTTGGAATATCTCGCGGTTCAACAACGGGTTGATCGTGTTAAGGCTCCGATCCTCTGCTTAGTTGGGCCTCCAGGCGTTGGTAAAACCTCTCTAGGTCAATCGATAGCCCGCGCAACAAACCGCAAGTTTGTGCGTATGGCTTTGGGTGGCGTTCGTGATGAATCAGAAATTCGGGGACATCGTCGTACTTATATTGGTTCTATGCCGGGCAAGATTTTATCTAGTCTAACTAAGGTCGGTGTACGTAACCCTTTATTCCTCTTGGATGAAGTCGATAAGATGGGTATGGATTTCCGTGGAGATCCCGCAAGTGCCTTGCTAGAGGTCTTAGATCCTGAGCAGAATCACACATTCCAAGATCACTATGTTGAAGTCGATTTTGATCTTTCAGATGTGATGTTTGTTGCTACATCGAACTCCTTGAATATTCCCGGTCCACTTTTAGATCGTTTAGAAATTATTCGCCTTGCCGGCTATACGGAAGATGAGAAGACGAGTATTGCTATCAATTACTTAATTCCTAAGCAAATTAAAAATAATGGCTTGAAGAAGGATGAACTGAAGATCGAGGAATCTGCTGTCCGTAGCATGATTCGTTATTACACTCGTGAGGCAGGTGTTCGTTCTCTAGAACGAGAGATTAGTAAGATTTGCCGTAAGGTGGTGAAGTTACTCCTCCTGAAAAAAGAAGCCGCTCCAGTTACTGTAAATGTCGACAACTTAGAGAAGTTCTTGTCTGTGAAGATGTATGACTTTGGTCTTGCGGCGAAAGAGAATCAAGTTGGCCAAGTTACTGGCCTAGCTTGGACTGAAGTTGGTGGCGATCTGCTCACCATCGAAGCAGCAGTAATGCCTGGTAAAGGTGTTATTACTCGCACAGGCTCCATTGGCGACGTCATGAAGGAGTCTGTAGAGGCGGCAAAGACAGTGGTTCGCTCACGAGCAAGAGCCCTTGGCATTACTGACGAAGCATTTGAGAAGAAAGATATTCATATTCACTTCCCTGATGGTGCGACTCCGAAAGATGGTCCGTCGGCTGGTATCGCCATCACAACTGCCTTGGTATCGGTATTTACTGGAATTCCAATTCGTTCAGATGTGGCAATGACAGGTGAGATCACCTTGCGTGGTGAGGTACTTCCGATTGGTGGTTTAAAAGAGAAGCTATTGGCAGCGCATCGTGGTGGCATCAAGTTGGCATTGATTCCAGAGGAGAACATCAAAGATTTAATTGATATCCCTGATAACGTCAAGAATGCAATTGAAATCGTGCCGGTACGATGGATTGACAAAGTTTTGGAGTTGGCTTTAGAGCGAAAACCAGTTGCTTTGTCTGACCCAACGCCAGAAGAGCTTGCTAAAAAGGCCGCTGAGGCTAGCAAAGCCAATGAAAAGATTTCTTCTGGAGAGGTCTTGAAGCATTGA
- a CDS encoding ABC transporter ATP-binding protein, giving the protein MNKQSNSIVADLVSKLVKTADGNLSILHELSFQIEQGESVAIVGASGSGKSTLLSLLAGLDLPSAGQIDLMGQNLNLLDEDGRARLRGQLVGFVFQSFQLLPHLTALENVMLPLEIAGNPQAEARLSALDWLEKVGLTPRANHFPKTLSGGEQQRVALARAFINKPAILFADEPTGSLDEASGNRVIELLFELNRENSSTLVLVTHDPALAARCGRQLSLHGGRLA; this is encoded by the coding sequence ATGAACAAACAGTCTAATTCCATTGTTGCTGATCTGGTGAGCAAGCTGGTTAAAACGGCTGATGGCAACCTGAGTATTTTGCACGAGCTGAGCTTTCAGATTGAGCAAGGCGAAAGTGTGGCCATTGTGGGGGCATCGGGTTCTGGAAAAAGTACTTTATTAAGTCTGCTGGCTGGACTAGACCTGCCAAGCGCGGGGCAAATCGACCTTATGGGGCAAAACCTCAACTTGCTCGATGAGGACGGCAGGGCCCGTTTACGTGGTCAGTTAGTTGGCTTTGTTTTTCAATCATTTCAGCTCTTGCCTCACCTGACCGCCTTGGAGAATGTGATGCTCCCTCTTGAGATCGCTGGGAATCCTCAGGCTGAAGCAAGGCTGTCCGCCCTGGATTGGCTTGAAAAGGTCGGCTTAACACCTAGAGCCAATCATTTCCCTAAAACCCTTTCCGGTGGCGAGCAGCAGCGTGTAGCGCTAGCTCGAGCCTTTATTAATAAGCCAGCCATTCTGTTTGCCGATGAACCCACCGGAAGTCTAGATGAGGCCAGCGGTAATAGGGTGATTGAGCTCCTTTTTGAGCTAAATCGGGAGAATTCTTCGACACTAGTTTTGGTGACCCATGATCCAGCCTTAGCTGCTCGGTGTGGGCGCCAATTGAGTCTGCATGGCGGACGATTGGCCTAA
- a CDS encoding arylesterase: MQTQLLIANKFITGLFCLLMSICSWAQVKPVILVLGDSLSAEYGLPRGTGWVTLLEAELVKDKSPWSVFNASISGETSSGGLTRLPALLSQKKPGIVLIELGANDALRGLPVNQTEANLRQMVQMSKKAGAKVLLCGIQIPSNYGQTYTKQFKQLYPQIANQEQVELLPFFLEGVATKAELFQADRLHPNVDAQSIIFKNVWGSMAPYSNLLKKLP, translated from the coding sequence ATGCAGACTCAGCTTTTAATCGCCAATAAATTCATTACAGGTCTATTTTGCCTCTTAATGAGCATTTGTTCTTGGGCTCAAGTAAAGCCCGTTATTCTGGTATTGGGTGATAGTCTATCGGCAGAATATGGTCTACCGCGTGGCACTGGCTGGGTCACACTACTTGAGGCAGAGCTTGTAAAGGATAAGAGTCCTTGGAGCGTCTTTAATGCCAGTATTAGCGGTGAGACAAGCTCTGGTGGTTTAACTCGTCTACCCGCCCTCTTAAGTCAGAAAAAGCCGGGAATTGTCCTGATCGAGTTAGGTGCTAACGATGCTTTACGCGGCTTACCGGTTAATCAAACTGAAGCCAATCTACGGCAGATGGTTCAGATGAGTAAAAAAGCAGGCGCCAAGGTTTTACTCTGTGGCATTCAGATTCCCTCAAACTATGGCCAAACTTATACCAAGCAATTTAAACAACTCTATCCTCAAATAGCGAATCAAGAACAAGTTGAGCTACTACCTTTCTTCCTGGAGGGCGTTGCTACTAAAGCAGAATTATTTCAAGCAGATCGACTGCATCCAAATGTAGATGCGCAAAGCATTATCTTTAAAAACGTATGGGGCTCAATGGCCCCATACAGTAACTTGCTGAAAAAACTACCCTAG